Proteins encoded within one genomic window of Balaenoptera ricei isolate mBalRic1 chromosome 10, mBalRic1.hap2, whole genome shotgun sequence:
- the LOC132372395 gene encoding early activation antigen CD69-like, translated as MNSEDCSATETSSLHLKRRQQNNATRPHFAAYHEGSIQVPIPCAVVNVVFITTLIIALVALSVGQYNCPGQYMSSVSPNTHVSSCSDDWIVYQGKCYLISKKTRNWTLAQNFCSKHGATLAVIDSEEDMIFLKQHVGRTEHWIGLKNEADQMWKWSNGKKFNNWFNLTGSENYCAFLNSTEVSSTECEKNLHWICSKPSK; from the exons ATGAATTCTGAAGATTGTTCTGCAACAGAGACCAGCTCCTTGCATCTGAAAAGAAGACAACAAA ATAATGCCACCAGGCCTCATTTTGCAGCATATCATGAAGGGTCCATTCAAGTTCCCATCCCATGTGCTGTAGTGAACGTGGTCTTCATCACCACTCTAATCATAGCTCTCGTTGCTTTATCAG TGGGCCAGTACAACTGTCCAGGCCAATATATGTCCTCGGTGTCACCAAACACCCATGTTTCTTCATGCTCAGATGATTGGATAGTATACCAGGGGAAATGCTACCTTATTTCCAAGAAAACAAGGAACTGGACCTTGGCCCAAAACTTTTGCTCCAAACATGGTGCCACTCTTGCTGTCATTGATTCTGAAGAGGACATG atctttttaaaacaacatGTGGGTAGAACTGAACACTGGATTGGGCTGAAAAATGAAGCCGACCAGATGTGGAAATGGTCAAATGGCAAAAAATTTAATAACTG GTTCAACCTTACAGGATCTGAGAACTATTGTGCATTTCTGAACAGCACAGAGGTCAGCAGCACAGAATGTGAAAAGAATTTACACTGGATATGTAGCAAACCCTCCAAATAA